One window of Burkholderiales bacterium genomic DNA carries:
- a CDS encoding cytochrome P460 family protein, with the protein MKSRIALFAGAASAVAGAFVASTVSADRPELITYPADYQKWQLYATVDRYDSKQHRELYTSPEVVKAVREGRPIPDGAKIAMAIFSAKVDDKGIPEKDGKGRFVKGNLTGVTVMEKRSGWGASVPEAWRNADWQYAAFTADGKPNEKANAGIKACFECHKPHERQDYVISLAQLAGKFPTGPVAMKSGQHDVNINGFAFGPNTLKVVAGQPVTWTNGDDSPHQITIVDKQLRTAVLLKGQSASLTFNDAGTIGYICGLHPGMKGSLEVTR; encoded by the coding sequence ATGAAATCACGCATCGCGTTGTTCGCCGGCGCGGCTTCGGCCGTGGCCGGTGCGTTCGTCGCATCGACGGTTTCGGCAGATCGTCCCGAGCTCATCACCTATCCCGCCGACTACCAGAAGTGGCAGCTCTACGCGACCGTAGACCGCTACGACAGCAAGCAGCACCGCGAGCTCTATACCAGCCCGGAGGTCGTGAAAGCGGTCCGCGAGGGGCGGCCGATTCCCGACGGCGCGAAGATCGCGATGGCGATCTTCAGCGCGAAAGTCGACGACAAGGGCATTCCCGAGAAGGACGGCAAAGGGCGCTTCGTCAAAGGCAATCTCACCGGCGTCACGGTCATGGAGAAGCGCTCGGGCTGGGGCGCTTCGGTGCCGGAGGCGTGGCGTAACGCCGACTGGCAGTACGCCGCTTTCACCGCGGACGGCAAACCGAACGAGAAGGCCAACGCCGGCATCAAGGCGTGCTTCGAGTGCCACAAGCCCCACGAGCGGCAGGACTACGTGATCTCGCTCGCGCAGCTCGCGGGCAAGTTCCCGACGGGCCCGGTCGCGATGAAGTCGGGGCAGCACGACGTCAACATCAACGGCTTCGCCTTCGGTCCGAACACGCTGAAAGTCGTCGCGGGGCAACCCGTCACGTGGACCAACGGCGACGACTCGCCGCACCAGATCACGATCGTCGACAAGCAGCTTCGTACCGCGGTGCTGCTGAAGGGCCAGAGCGCGTCGCTCACGTTCAACGACGCCGGCACGATCGGCTATATCTGCGGCCTGCACCCCGGGATGAAGGGTTCCCTCGAAGTGACCAGGTGA
- a CDS encoding phytanoyl-CoA dioxygenase family protein, which yields MSAEPASGFTPAEVAQFERDGYVVVRGLVSEALRSRMLGAARSQLVAAVPPLEYEADVQYPGAPESHDAPGGRTVRRLLQAYARDPAFREWATSPAVAARLRQLLGPRVELSQAHHNCVMTKDPRYSSLTSWHRDIRYWSFERPELVSVWLALGRERHENGCLLVLPGSHAMEFLPEQLDAAQFLRTDVERNRALLARETRVELDPGDVLFFHCRLFHAAGANQTNETKFSVVHTYHATDNRPIAGTRSATLPDVPV from the coding sequence ATGAGCGCCGAGCCCGCATCGGGCTTTACGCCGGCGGAAGTCGCGCAGTTCGAGCGCGACGGCTATGTCGTCGTGCGCGGGCTCGTCTCCGAAGCGCTGCGTTCGCGCATGCTCGGCGCGGCGCGCTCGCAGCTCGTCGCGGCGGTCCCTCCGCTCGAATACGAAGCCGATGTGCAGTATCCCGGCGCGCCGGAATCGCACGACGCACCCGGCGGCCGCACCGTGCGGCGTCTTCTCCAGGCGTACGCGCGCGATCCTGCCTTCCGCGAGTGGGCGACGTCGCCGGCCGTCGCGGCGCGGCTGCGCCAACTGCTGGGCCCCCGCGTCGAGCTCTCGCAGGCGCATCACAACTGCGTGATGACCAAGGACCCGCGCTACAGCAGTCTCACGAGCTGGCACCGCGACATCCGCTACTGGTCCTTCGAGCGGCCCGAGCTCGTCTCGGTGTGGCTCGCGCTCGGCCGCGAGCGCCACGAGAACGGGTGCCTGCTCGTGCTGCCGGGCTCGCACGCGATGGAATTCCTGCCCGAGCAGCTCGACGCCGCGCAGTTCCTGCGCACCGACGTGGAGCGGAACCGCGCGCTCCTCGCGCGCGAGACGCGCGTCGAGCTCGATCCGGGCGACGTGCTCTTCTTTCACTGCCGGCTCTTCCACGCCGCCGGCGCCAACCAGACGAACGAGACCAAGTTCTCGGTCGTTCATACCTACCACGCCACCGACAACCGCCCGATCGCCGGCACGCGCTCGGCGACCCTCCCCGACGTTCCGGTGTAA
- the metH gene encoding methionine synthase codes for MTPERLQQLEAALSTRILILDGAMGTMIQTYKLGEAEYRGERFKDYAHDVKGNNDLLVLTQPQIVQAIHEQYLEAGADIIETNTFNSTSVAQADYHMQSLVRELNVEAAKLARAACAKFEKLDPSRPRFVAGAVGPTNQTASISPDVNDPGFRKISFDELVASYSEAAEALAEGGVDLFLVETIFDTLNAKAALFAIDQLCEKLGRTIPVMISGTITDASGRTLSGQTPEAFWNSVRHAKPLTIGLNCALGAKLMRPYIEEISTVADTYVCAYPNAGLPNPLAETGYDESPEQTASYLLDFAKSGFINVAGGCCGTTPAHIKAIAEALQGLPPRKVPEIEHRLRLSGLEALNIGDDSLFANIGERTNVTGSPGFSKLIMAGDFAAALSVARQQVENGAQMIDVNMDEAMLDSKAAMVRFLKLVAAEPDISRVPIVIDSSKWDVIEAGLKCIQGKCVVNSISMKEGKAPFVQQAKLAKRYGAAVIVMAFDEKGQADTLPRRKEICAEAYRVLVDEVGFPAEDIIFDPNIFAIATGIEEHNNYGVDFIEATRWIRQNLPHARVSGGLSNVSFSFRGNNPVREAIHAAFLYHAIRAGLTMAIVNAGQLAVYDELPKDLLEHVEDIIFNRRPDAAERMVAFAETVKGKAKTETVDLEWRKGTLEERITHGLVRGITDYIVEDTEEARVKYGRPIHVIEGPLMDGMNVVGDLFGAGKMFLPQVVKSARVMKQAVAHLEPFLEAEKAQSGDNRPKGKIVLATVKGDVHDIGKNIVAVVLQCNNYEVVNLGVMVPWNKISDIAREHKADIIGLSGLITPSLEEMAHNAREMQREGYGAVPLLIGGATTSRTHTAVKIAPNYHGPVVWVPDASRAVSVCSSLLSEEQRDAYIAEVRADYERLRKAHEGKKGPSLITIAKARDNAHKTDWKTYTPPKPEMLGVKVLKNYDLAEIARYIDWGPFFQTWELSGPYPAILKDEIVGEAARNVLAEGQAMLKKIIDGRWLTAGAAFGLFPAARVNSEDIEIYSDESRKRVLMTWHNLRQQNEKPTGNPNFSLADFIAPKESGVPDYIGAFAVTAGIGIEKHLEKFEKARDDYGAIMLKAIADRLAEAFTELLHARVRREFWGYARDETLDNDALIAEKYRGIRPAPGYPACPDHTEKGALFELLGAQRAGIELTESFAMHPASSVSGFYLSHPESRYFAVGKIDRDQALDYSRRKGMPLPQIERWLSPNLGYERSAPAPEPATVE; via the coding sequence ATGACCCCCGAACGCCTGCAGCAGCTCGAAGCCGCCCTTTCCACGCGCATCCTGATCCTCGACGGCGCGATGGGCACCATGATCCAGACCTACAAGCTCGGGGAGGCGGAGTATCGCGGCGAGCGCTTCAAGGACTACGCGCACGACGTCAAAGGCAACAACGACCTGCTCGTGCTCACGCAGCCGCAGATCGTCCAGGCGATCCACGAGCAGTATCTCGAAGCCGGCGCCGACATCATCGAGACGAACACCTTCAACTCGACGTCGGTGGCGCAAGCCGATTACCACATGCAGTCGCTGGTGCGCGAGCTCAACGTCGAAGCGGCGAAGCTCGCGCGCGCCGCGTGCGCCAAGTTCGAGAAGCTCGACCCTTCGCGCCCGCGCTTCGTCGCCGGCGCGGTCGGTCCGACCAACCAGACCGCGTCGATCTCGCCCGATGTCAACGACCCCGGTTTCCGGAAGATCAGCTTCGATGAGCTGGTCGCGTCGTACTCCGAGGCGGCTGAAGCGCTCGCCGAAGGCGGCGTCGATCTGTTCCTCGTCGAGACGATCTTCGACACGCTCAACGCCAAGGCGGCGCTGTTCGCGATCGACCAGCTCTGCGAAAAGCTCGGCCGGACGATCCCGGTGATGATCTCGGGCACGATCACCGACGCCTCGGGCCGCACGCTGTCGGGCCAGACGCCCGAAGCGTTCTGGAACTCGGTGCGGCACGCGAAGCCGCTCACGATCGGGCTCAATTGCGCGCTCGGCGCCAAGCTCATGAGGCCGTACATCGAGGAGATCTCGACCGTCGCCGACACCTACGTCTGCGCGTATCCGAACGCCGGCCTGCCGAATCCGCTCGCCGAGACGGGCTACGACGAATCGCCCGAGCAGACCGCGTCGTACCTGCTCGATTTCGCCAAGAGCGGCTTCATCAACGTCGCCGGCGGCTGTTGCGGCACCACGCCCGCGCACATCAAGGCCATTGCCGAAGCGTTGCAGGGCCTGCCGCCGCGCAAGGTCCCCGAGATCGAGCATCGCCTGCGCTTGTCCGGCCTCGAAGCGCTCAACATCGGCGACGACTCGCTCTTCGCCAACATCGGCGAGCGCACCAACGTCACCGGCTCGCCCGGTTTCTCCAAGCTCATCATGGCCGGCGACTTCGCCGCCGCGCTGTCGGTCGCGCGGCAGCAGGTCGAGAACGGCGCGCAGATGATCGACGTGAACATGGACGAGGCGATGCTCGACTCCAAGGCGGCGATGGTGAGATTCCTCAAGCTCGTCGCCGCCGAGCCCGACATCTCGCGCGTGCCGATCGTCATCGATTCGTCGAAGTGGGACGTGATCGAGGCGGGGCTGAAGTGCATCCAGGGCAAGTGCGTCGTCAACTCGATCTCGATGAAGGAAGGCAAGGCGCCTTTCGTGCAGCAGGCGAAGCTCGCCAAGCGCTACGGCGCCGCGGTCATCGTCATGGCGTTCGACGAGAAAGGCCAGGCCGACACGCTGCCTCGGCGCAAGGAGATCTGCGCCGAGGCGTATCGCGTCCTCGTCGACGAAGTCGGCTTCCCCGCCGAGGACATCATCTTCGATCCGAACATCTTCGCGATCGCTACCGGCATCGAAGAGCACAACAACTACGGCGTCGACTTCATCGAGGCGACGCGCTGGATACGCCAGAACCTGCCGCACGCGCGCGTGTCCGGCGGCCTGTCGAACGTGTCGTTCTCGTTCCGCGGCAACAACCCGGTACGCGAGGCGATCCACGCGGCGTTCCTGTATCACGCGATCCGTGCGGGCCTGACGATGGCGATCGTCAACGCCGGTCAGCTCGCGGTCTACGACGAGCTGCCGAAAGATCTGCTCGAGCACGTCGAGGACATCATCTTCAACCGCCGGCCCGACGCGGCCGAGCGCATGGTCGCGTTCGCCGAGACGGTGAAGGGCAAAGCGAAGACCGAGACCGTCGATCTCGAATGGCGCAAGGGCACGCTCGAAGAGCGGATCACCCACGGACTCGTCCGCGGCATCACCGACTACATCGTCGAGGACACCGAGGAAGCGCGCGTCAAGTACGGCCGGCCGATCCACGTCATCGAGGGCCCGCTCATGGACGGCATGAACGTGGTCGGCGATCTCTTCGGCGCGGGCAAGATGTTCCTGCCGCAGGTGGTGAAGTCGGCGCGCGTCATGAAGCAGGCGGTGGCCCACCTCGAGCCTTTCCTCGAAGCGGAGAAAGCGCAATCGGGCGACAACCGCCCGAAAGGCAAGATCGTGCTCGCCACGGTCAAAGGCGACGTGCACGACATCGGCAAGAACATCGTCGCGGTGGTGCTCCAGTGCAACAACTACGAGGTCGTCAACCTCGGCGTGATGGTGCCGTGGAACAAGATCTCCGACATCGCCCGCGAGCACAAAGCCGACATCATCGGGCTTTCGGGTCTCATCACGCCTTCGCTCGAAGAGATGGCGCACAACGCGCGCGAGATGCAGCGTGAAGGCTACGGCGCGGTGCCGCTCCTCATCGGGGGCGCCACGACCTCGCGCACGCACACCGCGGTCAAGATCGCACCGAATTACCACGGGCCCGTCGTGTGGGTGCCGGACGCGTCGCGCGCGGTGTCGGTGTGCAGCAGCCTGCTCTCCGAAGAGCAGCGTGACGCGTACATCGCCGAGGTCCGCGCCGATTACGAGCGCCTGCGCAAGGCGCACGAAGGCAAGAAAGGTCCGTCGCTCATCACGATTGCGAAGGCGCGCGACAACGCGCACAAGACCGACTGGAAGACCTACACGCCGCCCAAGCCCGAGATGCTCGGGGTCAAGGTGCTGAAGAACTACGATCTCGCCGAGATCGCCCGGTACATCGACTGGGGTCCGTTCTTCCAGACGTGGGAGCTCTCGGGCCCGTATCCCGCGATCCTGAAGGACGAGATCGTCGGCGAAGCCGCGCGTAACGTGCTCGCCGAGGGCCAGGCGATGCTGAAGAAGATCATCGACGGCCGCTGGCTCACCGCGGGCGCGGCGTTCGGTCTGTTCCCGGCCGCTCGCGTCAACAGCGAGGACATCGAGATCTATTCGGACGAATCGCGCAAGCGCGTGCTGATGACGTGGCACAACCTGCGCCAGCAGAACGAGAAGCCGACCGGCAACCCGAACTTCTCGCTCGCGGATTTCATCGCGCCGAAAGAGTCGGGCGTGCCCGATTACATCGGCGCTTTCGCGGTGACGGCGGGCATCGGCATCGAGAAGCACCTCGAAAAATTCGAGAAGGCCCGCGACGACTACGGCGCGATCATGCTGAAGGCGATCGCCGATCGTCTCGCCGAGGCGTTCACCGAGCTTCTGCACGCGCGCGTGCGCCGCGAGTTCTGGGGCTACGCCAGGGACGAGACGCTCGACAACGACGCGCTGATCGCGGAGAAGTATCGCGGGATCCGTCCGGCGCCGGGATATCCCGCGTGCCCGGACCACACCGAGAAAGGCGCGCTGTTCGAACTGCTCGGTGCGCAACGCGCGGGCATCGAGCTCACCGAATCGTTCGCGATGCACCCGGCGTCCAGCGTGAGCGGGTTCTATCTCTCGCATCCCGAGTCGCGCTATTTCGCAGTGGGCAAGATCGATCGCGACCAGGCGCTCGATTACAGCCGCCGCAAAGGCATGCCGCTCCCGCAGATCGAGCGCTGGCTCTCGCCGAACCTCGGCTACGAGCGCTCGGCGCCCGCGCCCGAGCCCGCGACGGTCGAGTAA
- a CDS encoding multidrug effflux MFS transporter, which yields MQTSEAIAHAPDRMRYRGLALLLAALAMIGPFSIDTYLPSFPAIEADLRVSAMHMQQTLSVYLLGFAVMTLFHGTLSDSFGRRPVVLANLLVFALACAGCALAATFEQLLVFRGIQGLSAGAGIVVGRAIIRDTLQGHAAQRLMSLVTMLFGIAPAVAPVIGGWLQSAFGWRPVFVFLALYASVLLVACGARLGESLPRGERQPFELRALARNYLTVGRSFPLFLVSSAIALNFCGFFIYIVSAPAFVYRILGLSETQFAWIFVPAVAGVTLGAFISGRVAGKLSSRKTVKLAYAIVFGAAAFNLAYCALAGPALPWSVLPVMGYALGMALAMPSLTLLALDLFPHNRGLVSSLLGFQHSLFSAILAGIVSPLLADSALELASGMAALSVAGCACWVVYLALQGRGLPRA from the coding sequence ATGCAGACCTCAGAAGCCATCGCGCACGCGCCGGATCGCATGCGCTACCGCGGCCTCGCGCTGCTGCTCGCCGCGCTGGCGATGATCGGGCCGTTCTCGATCGACACCTACCTGCCGTCGTTTCCCGCGATCGAGGCGGACCTGCGCGTCTCCGCGATGCACATGCAGCAGACGCTGTCGGTCTATCTACTCGGCTTCGCCGTGATGACGCTGTTCCACGGCACGCTCTCCGATTCCTTCGGCCGGCGGCCGGTCGTTCTCGCCAACCTGCTGGTGTTCGCGCTCGCCTGCGCAGGCTGCGCGCTCGCCGCGACGTTCGAGCAGCTCCTCGTTTTTCGCGGCATACAAGGGCTTTCGGCCGGCGCGGGCATCGTGGTCGGCCGCGCGATCATTCGCGACACGCTCCAGGGTCACGCAGCGCAACGCCTGATGTCGCTGGTGACGATGCTCTTCGGGATCGCCCCCGCGGTCGCCCCGGTCATCGGCGGCTGGCTGCAGTCGGCGTTCGGGTGGCGTCCGGTGTTCGTGTTCCTCGCGCTCTATGCCTCGGTATTGCTGGTCGCCTGCGGCGCGCGGCTCGGCGAATCGCTGCCGCGCGGCGAGCGCCAGCCGTTCGAGCTCCGCGCGCTTGCCCGTAACTACCTGACGGTCGGGCGCAGCTTTCCGCTGTTCCTGGTCTCGTCGGCGATCGCGCTCAATTTCTGCGGCTTTTTCATCTACATCGTGTCGGCGCCGGCGTTCGTCTATCGCATCCTCGGACTGTCCGAAACGCAGTTCGCGTGGATCTTCGTGCCCGCCGTCGCGGGCGTCACGCTCGGCGCGTTCATCTCCGGCCGGGTCGCCGGCAAGCTCTCTTCGCGCAAGACGGTAAAGCTCGCCTACGCGATCGTGTTCGGCGCGGCGGCGTTCAATCTCGCCTACTGCGCGCTGGCCGGGCCCGCGCTGCCGTGGTCGGTGCTGCCCGTCATGGGTTACGCGCTCGGGATGGCGCTCGCCATGCCGAGCCTGACGCTGCTCGCGCTCGACCTCTTTCCTCACAACCGCGGGCTTGTGTCTTCGCTGCTCGGGTTCCAGCACAGCCTGTTTTCGGCGATCCTGGCGGGCATCGTCTCTCCGCTGCTGGCGGACAGCGCGCTGGAGCTCGCCTCGGGCATGGCGGCGCTCAGCGTTGCAGGATGCGCCTGCTGGGTTGTTTACCTCGCCCTACAGGGGCGGGGCCTGCCCCGCGCGTGA
- a CDS encoding CHASE domain-containing protein, with protein MTDPEETPSQRTRRWAVLPWLVLLIGVPASIYLFVVLNQAVEEVARSRFEREASEAKGLIEVRIHFYADILYGLRALFATQPNVSRLDFHRYVRSLDLKQRYPGFDLVNFAAYVPGRERARFEAAVRRDVSLDARGYPDFAIKPPGERPDYHVMVYLEPMQDFRFAFGLDLGANPALDAAPKTLVSLQHSARDSGRLTASGMPIRIKGAKEYVGLAMRLAVYRAGAAIDTVEQRRAAYVGSVGAGFNVEHLMKGTLHEGMAQYMRFILYDAGSASDPRSTAAPVQERLLFDSDPRKGAAGEDHDAFTRVLPIEVGGRIWRIHFKAPRSALIEKVDALSPWVVLVGGILTSLLLAGLFYSLASSRGRALAIASEMTSHLRESEASLTEAHALLADAQKLAGVGCCHYEPGNGRIVWSEELFHIHGVDPGTFAPTYESTMALVHPEDRSSWARALERALASGAPFSSEFRIVRPDRSVRHLRSLGEVMHDGGGTVTSMLWSVLDITEQKRTEDALRASAEQLTALSRRLVEVQEAERRQLSRELHDRVGQNLTALSINLDMLRTSLGDANAKHAARLRDSTALLESTADSIEDVMSELRPPMLDDYGLYPALNWYARRFAERTGIEVEVFGSDTSERPRPEIEITLFRIAQEALTNVAKHAEASRVRIDLTHANGHCVMRVADNGIGIDTARLGDIRERRGLGMVTMRERTQAVGGHFTASTVPGGGTEIAIEVPVHDDTHTHSG; from the coding sequence ATGACCGATCCCGAGGAGACGCCGTCGCAGCGCACGCGCCGTTGGGCCGTGCTGCCGTGGCTCGTGCTGCTCATCGGCGTACCTGCGTCCATCTATCTGTTCGTTGTGCTCAACCAGGCGGTCGAGGAAGTCGCCCGCTCGCGTTTCGAACGCGAAGCGAGCGAAGCGAAGGGCCTGATCGAAGTCAGAATCCATTTCTACGCGGACATCCTCTACGGTCTGCGGGCGCTGTTCGCGACCCAACCGAACGTGAGCCGGCTGGATTTCCATCGTTACGTCCGGTCGCTCGACCTGAAACAGCGCTATCCCGGGTTCGACCTGGTCAACTTCGCCGCGTACGTCCCCGGTCGGGAGCGCGCGCGCTTCGAAGCCGCGGTGAGGCGCGACGTCAGCCTCGACGCTCGCGGCTATCCCGATTTCGCCATCAAGCCGCCGGGGGAACGGCCCGATTACCACGTGATGGTCTATCTCGAGCCGATGCAGGACTTTCGCTTCGCATTCGGTCTCGATCTCGGGGCCAATCCCGCGCTCGACGCCGCGCCCAAGACGCTCGTCAGCCTGCAACACAGCGCGCGCGACAGCGGCCGCCTCACCGCGTCGGGTATGCCGATCCGCATCAAGGGCGCCAAGGAATACGTCGGCCTCGCGATGCGGCTCGCGGTGTATCGCGCCGGAGCCGCCATCGACACCGTCGAGCAGCGTCGCGCTGCGTACGTGGGATCGGTCGGGGCCGGCTTCAACGTCGAGCACCTCATGAAAGGCACGCTGCACGAAGGCATGGCGCAGTACATGCGCTTCATCCTGTACGACGCCGGGTCCGCAAGCGACCCCCGCAGCACGGCCGCGCCCGTGCAGGAGCGGCTGTTGTTCGACAGCGATCCTCGCAAGGGCGCGGCAGGGGAAGACCACGACGCCTTCACGCGCGTGCTGCCGATCGAAGTCGGCGGCCGCATTTGGCGCATCCATTTCAAGGCGCCGCGCTCGGCGCTGATCGAGAAGGTCGACGCGTTGTCGCCCTGGGTCGTGCTGGTCGGCGGCATCCTGACCAGCCTGCTCCTCGCGGGCCTCTTCTATTCGCTCGCATCGTCGCGCGGCCGCGCGCTCGCGATCGCCTCGGAGATGACGAGCCACCTGCGTGAAAGCGAAGCGAGCCTCACCGAAGCGCACGCGCTGCTCGCAGACGCGCAAAAGCTCGCCGGCGTCGGCTGCTGCCACTACGAACCCGGCAACGGCCGCATCGTATGGTCGGAAGAGCTCTTCCACATCCACGGCGTCGATCCCGGCACGTTCGCGCCGACCTACGAGTCGACCATGGCGCTCGTGCATCCCGAGGACCGCTCGTCGTGGGCCCGCGCGCTCGAGCGCGCGCTGGCAAGCGGCGCGCCGTTCTCGAGCGAGTTTCGCATCGTGCGGCCCGACCGGAGCGTGCGGCACCTGCGCAGCCTCGGCGAGGTCATGCACGACGGGGGCGGCACCGTGACGAGCATGCTGTGGTCGGTGCTCGACATCACCGAGCAGAAACGCACCGAGGATGCGCTGCGCGCCTCGGCCGAGCAGCTCACGGCGCTGTCGCGCCGCCTCGTCGAGGTGCAGGAGGCCGAGCGCCGGCAGCTTTCGCGCGAGCTGCACGATCGTGTCGGGCAGAACCTGACGGCGCTCAGCATCAACCTCGACATGCTGCGCACGTCGCTCGGCGACGCGAACGCCAAGCACGCGGCGCGCTTGCGCGATTCGACCGCGCTGCTCGAATCGACCGCCGACTCGATCGAAGACGTGATGTCCGAGCTGCGCCCGCCGATGCTCGACGATTACGGCCTCTATCCCGCGCTCAACTGGTACGCCCGTCGCTTCGCCGAGCGCACCGGCATCGAGGTCGAGGTCTTCGGCAGCGACACGTCCGAGCGCCCCCGGCCCGAGATCGAGATCACCCTCTTCCGCATCGCCCAGGAAGCGCTGACCAACGTCGCCAAGCACGCCGAGGCGAGCCGGGTGCGGATCGACCTCACGCACGCGAACGGCCACTGCGTGATGCGCGTGGCGGATAATGGCATAGGCATAGACACCGCGCGCCTCGGCGACATCCGCGAGCGCCGCGGCCTCGGAATGGTTACGATGCGGGAACGCACGCAGGCCGTCGGGGGACATTTCACCGCAAGCACGGTGCCGGGCGGCGGCACCGAGATCGCAATCGAGGTACCGGTCCATGACGATACGCATACTCATAGCGGATGA
- a CDS encoding response regulator transcription factor, whose translation MTIRILIADDHGVVAEGLRSLVSTQPEMEVIGLAENGREVVRAALDTTPDIVLMDHAMPLLNGTEATRLIRDRSDRTRVIMLSMYSDAVHVYRALQAGATGYIVKKSVAKEVVDAIHAVHRGGRYLSKQLADIVIDHVVHKTGPDDPLERLSSRERQVLQLLAEGHSVAEIAATLSLSPKTVETYRARMMEKLGIFDLANLVRFAIQQGVTALE comes from the coding sequence ATGACGATACGCATACTCATAGCGGATGATCACGGCGTAGTCGCAGAAGGGCTGCGCTCGCTGGTCAGCACCCAGCCCGAGATGGAAGTGATCGGGCTCGCCGAAAACGGCCGCGAGGTCGTGCGCGCGGCGCTCGACACCACGCCCGACATCGTGCTGATGGATCACGCGATGCCGCTGCTCAACGGCACCGAGGCGACGCGCCTCATCCGCGACCGCTCCGATCGCACGCGCGTCATCATGCTGTCGATGTACTCCGACGCGGTGCACGTCTATCGCGCGCTCCAGGCGGGCGCGACGGGCTACATCGTGAAGAAGTCGGTCGCGAAGGAAGTGGTGGACGCGATCCACGCGGTGCACCGCGGCGGACGCTATCTGTCGAAGCAGCTCGCCGACATCGTCATCGATCACGTCGTTCACAAAACGGGGCCCGACGACCCCCTCGAGCGCCTGTCTTCGCGCGAGCGGCAGGTGCTGCAATTGCTGGCGGAAGGTCATAGCGTGGCCGAGATCGCCGCGACGCTGTCGCTGTCTCCTAAGACTGTCGAGACCTATAGAGCGCGGATGATGGAGAAGCTCGGCATATTCGATCTCGCGAACCTCGTTCGTTTCGCGATACAGCAAGGCGTTACAGCGCTAGAGTAG
- a CDS encoding response regulator has protein sequence MTARYTQDPVALVVNSHHAVRRALCEKIRASFANFRLREAASMADALAILETETIDIVLLEGDHHGINSLQATRAVLERSPQSSVIMVSGVSEPSCRSAASRAGAMAFVSRRAINSELMQVLADVLGERGRQDDPGV, from the coding sequence ATGACGGCCCGCTACACCCAGGACCCCGTCGCGCTCGTCGTCAACAGCCACCATGCGGTACGGCGAGCGCTATGCGAGAAGATCAGGGCGTCTTTCGCGAATTTCAGACTGCGCGAAGCGGCGAGCATGGCCGACGCGCTGGCGATCCTCGAGACGGAAACGATCGACATCGTGCTGCTCGAAGGCGATCACCACGGCATCAACAGCCTGCAGGCGACGCGCGCGGTGCTCGAGCGCTCGCCGCAGTCGTCGGTGATCATGGTGTCGGGTGTCAGCGAGCCGTCGTGCCGCTCCGCGGCGAGCCGCGCCGGCGCGATGGCCTTCGTTTCCAGGCGCGCGATCAACAGCGAGCTGATGCAGGTGCTCGCCGACGTGCTCGGCGAGCGCGGACGCCAGGACGACCCTGGCGTATAG